Proteins encoded in a region of the Colius striatus isolate bColStr4 chromosome 18, bColStr4.1.hap1, whole genome shotgun sequence genome:
- the LOC133627210 gene encoding phosphoinositide-interacting protein-like: MEIPPKSPDGSEKSQCKELLSSNTGSTLCSSSCSESVWTSASRSKWEIYHKPVIVVSVGAAVFLFGTVITSLSCIQIKNRKVYKMCGPAFLSLGLMLLVCGLVWIPIIRKKQKQRQKSQFLQSLKSFFFNR, encoded by the coding sequence ATGGAAATCCCCCCCAAGAGCCCTGATGGGAGTGAGAAGTCTCAGTgcaaggagctgctgagcagtaACACAGGCAGcaccctctgcagcagctcttgcagtgagTCTGTCTGGACCAGTGCATCCAGAAGCAAGTGGGAGATTTACCACAAGCCCGTCATCGTGGTGTCGGTGGGAGCAGCCGTCTTCCTCTTTGGGACGGTCATCACCAGCCTGTCTTGCATCCAAATCAAGAACAGAAAGGTTTATAAAATGTGTGGCCCTGCTTTCCTGTCCTTGGGACTGATGCTGCTGGTTTGTGGCCTCGTCTGGATCCCCATCATcaggaagaagcagaagcagagacagaagTCACAGTTTCTGCAGAGCCTCAAGTCCTTCTTCTTTAACCGCTGA